From Micromonospora carbonacea:
GCCGTGAATCCCCGGATCACCCCGGCGGCGCGCAGCCGGTCCACCCGGCGCTTGACGGCCGGGGCGGAGAGCGAGACCCGGCCGCCGATGTCGGCGTACGAGGCGCGGGCGTCGGCCACGAGCAACGCAATGATTCGTTGATCCACCGCGTCTATCTGCAACGTTCCGCCCTCAGGAAGCAATGGTTGTGGCTGTTACCAAGGTTGAAGGCTACCTACTCTTGGTGTCCGTGAACCAGCACCGGATCCCCCGAAAGCGGACATATCTCATGTGTTCGCCCGAGCACTTCGCCGTCGCGTACGCGATCAATCCGTGGATGGACGTCAGCACGCCCGTCGACGCGGAGCTGGCGGTCAGGCAGTGGGACCGGCTGCGCGAGGCGCTGCTCGGCCTCGGTCACGACGTGCACCTGCTCACCCCCGAGCCCGGCCTGCCCGACATGGTGTTCGCGGCCAACGGCGCGTTCGTCGTCGACGGGACGGTCTACGGCGCCCGGTTCAAGCACGAGCAGCGGGCCGCCGAGGCCGCCGCGCACCGCGCCTTCTACGAGGAGCGGGGCTGGCACTTCATCGCCCCGAACGAGACCAACGAGGGCGAGGGCGACTTCGCCTACCTGCCGGACGCGCACGGCGGGCTGGTCCTCGCCGGCCACGGCTTCCGCACCGAGCTGCCGGCGCACGCCGAGGCGCAGGAGGCGCTCGGCCGGCCGGTGGTGTCGCTGCACCTGGTCGATCCGCGCTTCTACCACCTCGACGTGGCGCTGGCCTCGATCGACGACGGGAACGTCGTCTACTACCCGGGTGCCTTCTCGGCGGCCAGCCAGCGGGTCCTCGCCCAGCTCTTCCCCGATGCGATCGTCGCGGACGACATCGACGCCCTGGCGTTCGGCCTGAACCTGGTCAGCGACGGCGCGAACGTGGTCCTGAACAGCGAGGCGTCCCGGCTTGCCGGCAAGCTGAAGGCGGCCGGCTACACCCCCGTGCCGGTCGAGCTGACCGAGGTGCGCAAGGGCGGCGGCAGCGTGAAGTGCTGCATCGCGGAGCTGCGCGCCTGACCGGGGCGGCCCGCCCGCGCACGGGCCGGTCCCGCCTGGGGGGAGGCCGGCCCGTGCGGTGTGGTCGGGCGGGCGTTCAGCCCAGCGTGGCCAGCTCGTTGATCAGGACGTTGGAGAGCACCTGGCCGTCGCGTTGCACCTTGCGCAGGTACCACTTCTGCTGGGGTGTTCGCGGCTGGTTGAACTGCCACGCCCCGCGCGGGCTGTCGATCTGGCCGATCTTGCCCAGCGCCAGGTTGACCTGCTGCGGGGTCGGGTCGCCCCCGGCCAGCCGGATCGCCTTGTCCAGCACCTGCGCCGCGTCGTACGACGCCATCGCGTAGGTGGTCGGGGACGCGCCGTGCGTCTTGCGGTACGCCGACGCGAAGGTGCGGTTGGCGGTGTTGTTGAGGTCGGCGGAGTAGTTGAGCGAGGTCACGATGTTGCGCGCCTCCACCTCCTGCACCTCGTCGAGCACCGTGCCCTCGGTGAGGAAGCCGGGCGCGTAGACCGGGCCCGTCCATCCCTCGCGGTAGAGCTGCTTGATGAACTGCACCGCCGCCGGCCCGGCGAAGTGGCAGAAGATCGCGTCCGGCTGGCGGGCCAACGCCGTGCGGATGTCGGCCGCGTACGCGGTGCCGCCGGGCGTGCTCGTGGCGTCGGTCCAGATCACCGGGTCGGCGATCCGGGGGTCGCTGGACCCGGCCGTGCTGAACTGGGCCTGGAGCCCCTGGATCACGTCCCGCGAGCCGAGGTTGTCGGGGGCGACGATGGCGACCCGGCTGCCGGCGGGCAGGCGCTGCGCCATGTACGGGCCGATCGCCCGGCCCGGCTCGTCCAGCACGTAGGAGGTGCGCCAGATGTAGACGACGCTCTGGAGGCTCTTCGGCGAGGCGTTGGAGCCGATCAGCGGCACCCGGGCCTTCTCCACGGTGTCCCGGATGCCCACCATGACGGCCGAGTTGACCACGCCGGTGAGCGCCAGCACGCCCTGCTTGAGCAGGCTGTCGACGGCCGCCTGGCCGGTCTTGGCGGTCTCGCCCTCGTCGGCGGTCACCACCGTCACGGGATGCCCGCCGAGCTGCTGGCCGTTGAGGGTGAGATAGAGCTGGAAGCCGTTGACGATCTCGTCGCCGATGGCCTTGAAGCCACCGGTCTGCGGTGCGATGAGACCGATCTTGACCGGCTTGCCGGTGGGGGCCGCCGGCCCTTCGTCGCCGTCCGTGGCGCAGGCGGCGGTCAGGCCCGTGGTACCGAGGGCGGCCAACAGTTGGAGTGCCCGCCTGCGGTTCATCTGGGACACCGAGTTCCTTCCGGGAGCTGAGCTGGGCCGATACCGTCCCCTCGGCGTTCTACCGGTTCGACGACGCTGCGTCAATGTTCAGTGATCAAAGTGCAAGGTTCGCAGCCCACGGGCCACCTCCGGCCAGGCGGCCGACTCCGGGTCGATAAGCCCGAAATGCTCGCACCCGGGAAGCTCCACGAGCTGCACCGGGCTGCCGGCGGCCCGCGCGGCGGCGGCGTACGACCGGCTCATCCCCACCGGCACCTGCCGGTCCAGCAGGCCGTGCAGGATCACCGTCCGTGTCGGGGTGGGCACCAGCAGGCGGGGGTCGGCGGCGGCGTACCGCCGCGGGTGTTCCGCCGGCCCGCCGCCGAGCAGCGCGGCCACCGCCCCACCGTCCAGGTCCAGCCGATGAGCCTCGGCCAGGTCCGCGACCGGGGCGAGCGCCAGCACCCCCGCCACCGTCCCCGGCGCGGTGGCGGCGGCGTACAGGGCGAGGTGGCCGCCGGCCGAGTGGCCGACCAGCAGCGGCGGCCCGGGGCGCACCCGGTCGCCCAGCACCGGCCCGGCCAGCCCGGGCAACGCCGCGACCCCCGCCAGCACGTCGGCCAGGGTGCCCGGCCAGCCGCCGCCCGGCTGGCCGGTGCGCCGGTACTCCAGCTGGGCCACCGGGTAGCCGAGCGCGGCCAGCGCCGCCGCGAGCGGCCCGGTGTGGCCACGGTCGTACTCGGCCCGCCAGAAGCCGCCGTGCACCACCACGACCAGGGGCAGCGGCGGGCCGTCCCCCGCCGGGCGGCGCAGGTCGGCGACCTGGTCCGGGTGCCCGCCGTAGGCGACGGTGGCGTCCGGCGCGGGGGCGGGGCGGTCGAGCACGGAGCGGGGGTCGGCGGGCATGCCGGCGACGGTAGCGCGGCGGACGGCCCCGCCGGGGGACACCCGTCACTAGGTGCCGGTCCCGACGAGCGGGCGGCCCACCGCCTGGGTCAAGATGGAACGCATGACCGAAGCGCACTCCGCTGGACAAGACGACGAGCCGGGCCACGACGGCACCGGGCGATCCGGCACCGTGGTGGTGGTCGGCCCGGACGGCCGCCCGGTCGGCACCGTGCAGACCGACGACGCCGCAGGCGAGGACCCGACCCGCCTGGTCGAGCAACCCGCCAAGGTGATGCGGATCGGCAGCATGATCAAACAGCTGCTGGAGGAGGTCAAGGCCGCCCCGCTCGACGACGCGAGCCGACACCGGATGCGGGAGATCCACGAACGGTCGATCGTCGAGCTGAAGGAGGGCCTGGCCCCCGAGCTCCGCGACGAGCTGGAGCGGATCTCGCTGCCCTTCACCGAGGACAAGGCGCCCAGCGAGGGCGAGCTGCGGATCGCCCACGCCCAGCTCGTCGGCTGGCTGGAGGGGCTGTTCCACGGCATCCAGGCGGCCCTGGTGGCGCAGCAGATGGCCGCCCGCGTCCAGCTCGAACAGATGCGTTCCGGCCGGCAGGCGCTGCCCAGCGGGCCCGCCGGGATGATGCCGGGCATGCCGGGCATCGGCCACCCGCAGGGCGGCGAGGGGCACAGCACCGGGCAGTACCTCTGACCGTCGCGCGCCGGGTCCGCGCGGGCCCGGCGCGCGTCTCACCCCACCCCGAAGACCTTCTCCAGGTACGCGGCCACGCCGTCGGCGGAGTTCGCCGCCGTCACCTCGTCGGCGATCGCCAGGACGGCGGGGTGCGCGTTCGCCACCGCCACCCCCCGGCCGGCCCAGGTCAGCATCGGCACGTCGTTGGGCATGTCGCCGAAGGCCAGCACGTCCCGCTCGTCGATCCCGAGCCGGGCGCAATACCATGCCAGGCCCGCCGCCTTGGTCACCCCGGCCGCCGAGATCTCCACCAGCCCCGTGTACGACGAGTGGGTCGCCTCGGCCAGCCCGCGCAGCGCCCCGGCGACCACCTCCAGGAACACGTCCGGGTCCTGTTCCCTGGCGCGGGCCAGCAGCTTCACCGCCGGCACCGAGTGCAGCTCCTCCGGCGAGGTGATCGCCCGGATCGCCTCCGCGTCGGCGTCCCAGCGCAGCGGATAGCCGGCCTCGTGCCGCATCTCCCGGCTGTCCACGATCTCCACCGCGAAGCTGACCCCGGGCACCTCGGCCCGCAGCCGCCGGGCCACCTCGGCGAGCAGCTCCGGCGCGAGCGGGTCGGCCCGGAGCACCTCGTCGGCCACCGGGTCGTACACCACCGCGCCGTTGGCGCAGATCGCCGGCAGCGGCTCGGCGAGCTGCTCGTACACCAGTTGGAGCCAGCGGATCGGGCGGCCGGTGACCAGCACGACCGGCGTGCCCCGCGCGGACATCCGGGCCAGCGCGTCGCGGGTGCGGGGGCTGAGCGTCCGCTCGTCGGTGAGCAGGGTCCCGTCGATGTCCGTGGCGACCAGCCGAGGTGTCTCTCCCATCACCGGGAGAGTAGTCGGTCCAGGTAGACCGCGACTCCGTCGTCGTCGTTGCGCAGCGTCACCTCGTCGGCGGCGGCGCGGACGGTCGGGTGGGCGTTGGAGACGGCCACCCGGGACCACCCGGCCCACTCGAACATCGGCAGGTCGTTGGGCATGTCGCCGAAGACCAGCACGTCGGCCGGGTCCACCCCGAGCCGCTGCGCCACGACGTGCAGCCCGGACGCCTTGTCGACCCCGGGCGGGGAGATCTCGACGAAGCCGAGCCCGGCCTGGGTGAGCGCGGCCACCTCGGGGCCGATGATCCGGCGGGCGGTCTCCAGCAGCGCGTCGATCTGATGGTCGGCGGTCCGGGCGAACGCCTTGATCACGTCGGTGGCGAGGCACTCGTCGCGGGTGCGCGGCTCGAACAGGTCCGGGTACGGCCAGCTCGGGTGGTAGTCGCCCCAGAGCGGGGCGCCGGCCTCGCCGGACGCCTCGACCATCACGGTGAGCGGGCCGACCTCGGCCTCCAGCTCGGCGAGCAGCCGCGCCAGCACCTCCCGGGGGAGCCGCTCCTCGCGCAGCACCTCCGGCCCGGCCGGGTCGCTCTGGTCGACCACCCAGCCCCCGCCGGCCAGCACCAGGAAGTCGGCGGCCCGGATGTCGTTGCGGGTGAGCTCGGTGAGCCGTGGCCCCCGGCCGGTCGCGCCGACCACCGGGATGCCGGCGGCCCGCACCCGGTCGAGCACCTCGTGGGTGTACGCGGAGACGGTCTCGTCGCTGCGGACCAGCGTCCCGTCGAGGTCGGTGGCGATCAGCTTGGGCAGCCCCGGGCGGGTCATGGCTCCTCCTTCGCCCGCCGCCGTCGCGCCGGCCCTGTCTCTGGGTCGTCGGTGCCTCGACCGGCAGTGACGGCGGGCAGCTACCGTACCTCGCGCAACCGGGCGCGACCATGGCTTCCCGACGAACCGGGCGGCAACTCGACACCACGCCCAGGTTGCGCGGCTCCTGGCCGGGGCGGACCCCCGGTCCGGCCACGGCCGGGGCCGGACCTCCTGGTGAGCAGGGGCCCCTTCTCCGCCGTGGGCGTCGACCGGGCCCCTTCCGTGCTCCGGGCGCTACTCCGGGCGGGCGAAGGGGGCCGTCGGCTGCACGGTGAGGTCGACCGGCCCGGGCAGCGCGTCGGTCTCCTCGGCGGTCGGGCGCTCCGCGCGTGGCGCGCCCTCGGCCGGTGGCCCGGCGTCGGCCCGGCCGGCGAGGTAGAGCGCCGCCGCCAGCAGCACGCAGGCCGCGAAGGCCGCCACCAGCCCCCGGCCGTATTCCACCTGGAAGCCGTCCTCGGAGGAGTAGAGGGCCTGCCGGCCCGAGTCGTCCAGCGACAACGAGGCGGCGACCAGGACGCCGATCAGGGCCGTCGACAGGGCGAGGCCGGCCACCCGCGCGTCGTGCCGCACGGCGGCGCTGCCCCGCAGGGCCAGGGCGGCAGCCGTGACCAGCGCGAACAGGCCCACCAGGTAACCCAGGCCGAAGCCACCCACGTCGGACACCCCGCCCGGCACCCGCAGCGTGTCGCCCTCGGGGCCCCCGGTCGGCACGGTCATCACCAGCCACTCCCCGACCAGCGAGGCGAACGCGGCCACCGCGCCGAGGCCGGCCGCCACCAGCGGGATCCGCCGGTCCCGCCCGAGCCGGGACAGCGGGCGACCCACCCGCCCCGGCGGGCCGGGCTCGGACCCACCCCACTCCAGGACGGTGGCGTCGCCGGACCGGCTGTCCTGCCGGGGGATGGGAAGCTCCTCGGACATCGGCCACCTCTCCGCGTTCGCGGGCCTGGACCCCGTGGGCCTGAGCCGAATCATGACACAGCAGACACGGCGCGGCCGGGAACGCGACCCGCCGCGATCGGCGTGGACGGATCCCGGGCAGCGGGTCGCCCGCCGCCCGGCTTTCGGTTAGCGTCGGCTCATGCCTATCCGTACCGCTTCCGCACGTTGGCAGGGTGACCTCACCGAGGGCTCCGGCACGGTCCGCACCGGCAAGGGCGGGCTCCAGGGAAACTACTCCTTCAAGTCGCGGTTCGAGGAGGGCGAGGGCACCAACCCCGAGGAACTCATCGGGGCGGCCCACGCCGCCTGCTTCTCGATGGCGTTCTCCAAGCAGCTCGCCGACGCCGGCGCGACCGGCACGTCGGT
This genomic window contains:
- the ddaH gene encoding dimethylargininase, producing MVSVNQHRIPRKRTYLMCSPEHFAVAYAINPWMDVSTPVDAELAVRQWDRLREALLGLGHDVHLLTPEPGLPDMVFAANGAFVVDGTVYGARFKHEQRAAEAAAHRAFYEERGWHFIAPNETNEGEGDFAYLPDAHGGLVLAGHGFRTELPAHAEAQEALGRPVVSLHLVDPRFYHLDVALASIDDGNVVYYPGAFSAASQRVLAQLFPDAIVADDIDALAFGLNLVSDGANVVLNSEASRLAGKLKAAGYTPVPVELTEVRKGGGSVKCCIAELRA
- a CDS encoding ABC transporter substrate-binding protein, producing the protein MSQMNRRRALQLLAALGTTGLTAACATDGDEGPAAPTGKPVKIGLIAPQTGGFKAIGDEIVNGFQLYLTLNGQQLGGHPVTVVTADEGETAKTGQAAVDSLLKQGVLALTGVVNSAVMVGIRDTVEKARVPLIGSNASPKSLQSVVYIWRTSYVLDEPGRAIGPYMAQRLPAGSRVAIVAPDNLGSRDVIQGLQAQFSTAGSSDPRIADPVIWTDATSTPGGTAYAADIRTALARQPDAIFCHFAGPAAVQFIKQLYREGWTGPVYAPGFLTEGTVLDEVQEVEARNIVTSLNYSADLNNTANRTFASAYRKTHGASPTTYAMASYDAAQVLDKAIRLAGGDPTPQQVNLALGKIGQIDSPRGAWQFNQPRTPQQKWYLRKVQRDGQVLSNVLINELATLG
- a CDS encoding alpha/beta hydrolase family protein, which gives rise to MPADPRSVLDRPAPAPDATVAYGGHPDQVADLRRPAGDGPPLPLVVVVHGGFWRAEYDRGHTGPLAAALAALGYPVAQLEYRRTGQPGGGWPGTLADVLAGVAALPGLAGPVLGDRVRPGPPLLVGHSAGGHLALYAAATAPGTVAGVLALAPVADLAEAHRLDLDGGAVAALLGGGPAEHPRRYAAADPRLLVPTPTRTVILHGLLDRQVPVGMSRSYAAAARAAGSPVQLVELPGCEHFGLIDPESAAWPEVARGLRTLHFDH
- a CDS encoding bacterial proteasome activator family protein, with the translated sequence MERMTEAHSAGQDDEPGHDGTGRSGTVVVVGPDGRPVGTVQTDDAAGEDPTRLVEQPAKVMRIGSMIKQLLEEVKAAPLDDASRHRMREIHERSIVELKEGLAPELRDELERISLPFTEDKAPSEGELRIAHAQLVGWLEGLFHGIQAALVAQQMAARVQLEQMRSGRQALPSGPAGMMPGMPGIGHPQGGEGHSTGQYL
- a CDS encoding HAD family hydrolase, whose translation is MGETPRLVATDIDGTLLTDERTLSPRTRDALARMSARGTPVVLVTGRPIRWLQLVYEQLAEPLPAICANGAVVYDPVADEVLRADPLAPELLAEVARRLRAEVPGVSFAVEIVDSREMRHEAGYPLRWDADAEAIRAITSPEELHSVPAVKLLARAREQDPDVFLEVVAGALRGLAEATHSSYTGLVEISAAGVTKAAGLAWYCARLGIDERDVLAFGDMPNDVPMLTWAGRGVAVANAHPAVLAIADEVTAANSADGVAAYLEKVFGVG
- a CDS encoding HAD family hydrolase; translation: MTRPGLPKLIATDLDGTLVRSDETVSAYTHEVLDRVRAAGIPVVGATGRGPRLTELTRNDIRAADFLVLAGGGWVVDQSDPAGPEVLREERLPREVLARLLAELEAEVGPLTVMVEASGEAGAPLWGDYHPSWPYPDLFEPRTRDECLATDVIKAFARTADHQIDALLETARRIIGPEVAALTQAGLGFVEISPPGVDKASGLHVVAQRLGVDPADVLVFGDMPNDLPMFEWAGWSRVAVSNAHPTVRAAADEVTLRNDDDGVAVYLDRLLSR
- a CDS encoding OsmC family protein, with product MPIRTASARWQGDLTEGSGTVRTGKGGLQGNYSFKSRFEEGEGTNPEELIGAAHAACFSMAFSKQLADAGATGTSVETTAKVHFDKTDAGMTVTRIDLETVGQAPGLDEAQFAKLAETAKENCPISRLLSPGAQISLTARLAS